Part of the Kushneria marisflavi genome, AAGCCAATCTAGAGCAGCTTGGGCAGACCCATGAGATCCACCGCTTTGCACTTTTTGACCAGTTTCCCTATACCGATCACTGTGAGTGTGGCGTTTTGCTCAAGCGCCGCCCCCGGTCTGAATGACGTCTATCCGGCTTTTGATACCGCGGCGCCCGTGATTTTGTGAGCAGCCATGCCGAAGACGTCATGATTGGGGCAACCCTCATGCCGGATGCTCATGGGGCATGATAAAAATGCGCATACAGTAGGGATAAAGCGTTTGCTGAACTAGGATGTGTAGAGGCCATCCCTTCAGGATACGCAGGCATTTGCGGGACGCGAGGAGAATCGATGCAGAGTACAGTGCCGGACAACAAGGAAGATTTTTTCAAAGCGCTTGAAGCGCTGCTCGAAGAGCGTCTGACGCCCGAGCAGGCCCGCGATATCAGCGCCTTCGCTCGCCATTATTACGCCGGTGCCAGCCACGAGGACCTGCAGGAGCGTCATTTCGAAGACCTCTACGGGGCCACACTCTCGACCTGGTTTTTCCTGCAGCAGCGTGAGCCGGACAATCGGCCCAGGGTTCGTGTCTTCAACCCCGAGTATGAAGAGCATGGCTGGCAGTCGACGCACACGGTCGTCGAAGTCATCAGCCCAGATATGTCCTTTCTGGTTGACTCGGTGCGTATCGAGCTCAATCGCTGTGGCTTCACCGTTCACTCCATTTTGAACACGGTCATCGCCAGCGAGCGTGATGAGCAGCAGCGTCTGGTGCGCTTTACTCCGCCCCGTGCTGCCGATGCGCCTTCGACGCGTGAATCCATCATCTACATTGAAGTGGACCGTCACTCCGACCCGGCCATGCTCGATGAGCTCAGGGACAACATCCTTGATGTGCTGACCGATGTGCGCTCCGCGGTCTCCGACTTTGATGCCATGCGCGCCCAGGCACGTGCGGCACTTGAAGAGATGGATACGCATCCGCCGCGCGTCGTGGATGAGCGCGACGTTGACGAGGCCCGCGATTTCCTGGCCTGGCTGCTGGACGATCACTTTACCTTTCTGGGTTTTGAAGAGTATGAGTTCCAGACCCGGGACGGTCATTCGCAGCTGGTTCGCTCAAGTGGCAGCGAGCTCGGGGTACTGACCTTGAACAGCCCGCGCTACAGCGAGGAGCCGCTGCGCTTTAATGGCAGTGGCGAAGAGCAGGGCGAGTATGTCCTGATCCCCGAGCTGATCTCCTTTGCCAAGAGCGCCTGGCCTTCACGTATTCATCGCCCGAGCTATCCCGATTACATCATTGTCGAGCGTCACAATGAACAGGGTGATGTTATTGGTGAACGTCACTTCCTGGGTCTTTATACGCTATCGGTCTACAACGAACGCCCGGTCAACATTCCGGTACTGCGGCGCAAGATCGACACTGTGCTCAGTGCCTCTGGTATCGATCCGACCGGTCACAACGGCAAACAGCTCCAGCAGATTCTGGAAGTTTATCCTCGCGATGAACTGTTCCAGATGGGAACCGAGGATCTTTGCCGCACCGCCATGGGGATTCTGAGCATCCGCGAACGTCGTCGCGTACGGCTCTTTATTCGTGAAGATCGCTCCGGGCGTTTTTATTCCTGTCTGGTGTATGTGCCGCGTGACGTCTTTTCGACCGACCTGCGCATGCGCATCCAGAACATGCTCTGTGAAGAACTCGATGCCAGCTTTGGCGACTTCAACACCTATCTTTCCGAGTCGGTACTGGCGCGTATTCAGCTGATCCTGCGCTTCAATCATGACACGCCCGTAGAGCATGACGATCGTGCACTGGAGAAGAAGGTGATCGCCATCGCCCGCGGTTGGCGTGATGATCTGCATGAGGCGCTGGTTGAAGGCTACGGTGAGGAACCGGCCAATCGCCTGATGGAGCGCTATCGTGATGCCTTCCCGAGCAGCTATCGGGAGGATTTTACGTCACGTACCGCGGTTTATGACATTGGTCACATGGAAGAGCTCGATAACGAGAGTTCAATCGGCCTGAGCCTTTACCGCCAGCTTGAGCATGAAAATGATGTCAATCTCAAGCTCTTTCATCGCGACCAGCCGGTGCCGCTGTCCGATGTGCTGCCCATGCTGGAGCACATGGGCCTTCGCGTGATCAGTGAGCGCCCCTATGAGATCGAGCGCTCTGACAGCCAGGTCTGGATTCACGACTTCAATCTTGAAACCTCAAGTCGTGAGCATGTCGATCTGCATGGCATGCGTCATAACTTCATGGATGCCTTTACGCGCATCTGGTCAGGCGCTGGTGAGAGTGACAGCTTCAATCGACTGATCATTTCAGCCAGGATTGATTGGCGTGAGGTGGCGATGCTTCGAGCCTATGCGCGCTATCTCAAGCAGATTCGCTTCGGGCTTTCCCAGGATTACATCTCCACGGCACTGACCCAGCATGCCGACATTACCCGCGAGCTGGTGGCCCTGTTCAAGTCACGATTTGATCCTGAGGTCGAGCGTGACGAAGAGGCATCCAAAAAAATCCGCGAGCGTATCGAGGCCTATCTTGAAGAGGTGACCAGCCTCAATGATGACCGGCTTATCCGCCTGTATATGGATCTGATCGGGGCCACGCTGCGCACCAACTATTTTCAGCCCGGGGAGAATGGCGAACCCAAGCCCTATATTTCCTTCAAGCTCGCGCCGCGTGAGATCAACGACGTGCCGCGCCCGCGTCCGCTGTATGAAATATTTGTCTATTCGCCTCGCATGGAAGGGGTGCACCTTCGTACCAGCAATATCGCCCGCGGTGGCATGCGCTGGTCGGATCGTTTCGAGGATTTTCGTACCGAAATCCTCGGGCTGGTCAAGGCTCAGCAGGTCAAGAACTCGGTGATTGTCCCCAGCGGTGCCAAGGGTGGCTTTATCTGCAAGCAGGCACCGCTCGGTGGCAGTCGTGACGAGATTCAGAAGGAAGGGATCGCCTGCTATCAGACCCTGGTGCGCGGTATGCTCGACATTACCGACAACCTGATCGACAAGCAGGTCGTGCCGCCAGAGCATGTGGTGCGTCATGACGGAGATGATCCCTATCTGGTCGTGGCTGCCGACAAGGGCACGGCCACCTTCTCCGATATCGCCAACGCGCTGGCCCGGGAGTACAACTTCTGGATGGGCGATGCCTTCGCCTCCGGTGGCAAGAACGGCTACGACCACAAGGCCATGGCGATCACGGCCCGTGGTGCCTGGGAAGCCGTCAAGCGCCACTTCCGCGAGCTCGGCCTTAATACTCAGGAAGATCCCTTTACCGTCATCGGAGTCGGCGACATGGCTGGCGACGTGTTCGGTAACGGCATGCTGCTGTCTGAGAAGATTCAGCTGGTTGCGGCCTTCAACCATCGTCATATCTTCATAGACCCCGATCCTGACTGCGCATCCTCTTTCAATGAGCGCAAGCGTCTGTTCGAGCAGGCGACCTCAAGCTGGGAAGATTACGACAAGTCCCTGATCAGTGAGGGCGGTGGCATCTTTTCCCGCGATGCCAAGTCGATCGAGATTACCGAAGCCATGAAAACGCGTTTTGGCCTGACTGCCTCGCGTATGGCACCTGCCGAGCTGATCAACGCATTATTGAAGTCAAAGGTGGATCTGCTCTGGAACGGCGGTATCGGCACCTACATCAAGTCGAGCGAAGAGAGCCATGCTGACGTGGGTGACAAGGCCAACGACACACTGCGTGTCAACGGCTGTGAGCTGGGATGTCGCGTGATCGGTGAAGGCGGCAACCTGGGCGTGACGCAGCTGGGTCGTCGTGAAGCTGCACAGCATGGGGTACGTCTCAATACTGACTTCATCGATAACGCCGGAGGCGTCAACTGCTCGGATCATGAGGTCAATATCAAGATCCTGCTGGATGAAGTAGTCGCGCGCGGTGATATGACCGGCAAGCAGCGCAACGACCTTCTGGCCGAGATGACGGATGAGGTGGCGGATCTGGTTGTGGATGATAATTATCGCCAGACCCAGGCACTTTCTCTGTCACGACTGTTGTCCTCGGAAAATCTGGGCCCTTATCGGCGCTTCATCTGCGATCTGGAAGAGACCGGACAGCTTGATCGTGAGCTTGAGGCGTTGCCGGATGACGCCACGCTTGCTTCGCGCGCCGAACGCGGTGAAGGTCTGACGCATCCCGAGCTTTCCTCGCTGATTTCTCATGCCAAGATCGACCTCAAGGGCATGCTGGCGGAATCCGAGGTTCCCAATGAACCCGGAATCGTCAATCACGCTGAGCGCGCCTTCCCGGCGACGCTGGTTGAGCGCTACGGCAAGGAGATTGCCAATCATCGGCTGCGTCACCAGATTGTGGTGACCAAGGTTGCCGGCGATGTGGTCGATCACATGGGCATTCCGTTTGTGCGACGGCTGATGGACATCACCGGGACCAGTGCCGGTGAGGTGGTCAGGGCCTATGTCATGGCGCGTGACAGCTTCGGACTGGCATCGCTGTGGGGGGAGATCGAGGCACTGGACTCGCAGGTCGAGACCGCCATTCAGTACGACATGATGCTCTCGCTGGTGCGTCTGCTGCGTCGTGCGACGCGCTACTTCCTGCGCTATCACATGCAAAGTGACGCCGACACCGTGGTCGAGCAGTACGCCCCGGATCTTGAGCGTCTGCGCGATAACATCGGAGAAAGACTTCGGGGCGAGGCGCAGCGACAGTGCATGTCACTGCGGGATCGCTACATCGAAGCCGGTGCCCCCGAGGCGCTGGCCGAGCGGGTGGCCGCCACCGAAAGCCTTTATGCCGGACTTGGCATCATTGATACGGCGGCATTGACCGGCGTCTCTCTGGAGCGAGTGGCTGACACCTACTATCTCATCGGCGAGCAGCTCTCACTGCCCTGGATGCTGGAGCAGGTCAATCGCCTTGAGGTGAACGACAGCTGGCAGACGATCGCACGTGAAGCCCTGCGCGACGACCTTGATCGACAGCAGCTGATGCTGACGGCCAGCGTATTGCGCGGCGAAGAGTGTGAGGACGTCGATCGCTGTGTCGAAGAGTGGATGAATCAGCACAAGGCACCGGTCGAACGCTGGTGTGCACTGCTTGAGGAAGTCCATTCCACCGACGAGCTGGGCTATGCGCTCTTTACGGTCGCCGTGAGGGCTCTGGGAGAGCTCTCCGAGCGGCCGCCGTCCGGTCACTGATCGACACGGCTATCGTGCAATATCACAAGCCAACAAGAGCGAACGCCACCCGCAGGGGTGGCGTTTTTTTATGTTACATTGCTCATCGTCTGCTTCGAACACGGGATGACGTACCATGTCTGCCAGCCTCCATTCATTGCATATTTATCCGGTCAAGTCGCTGGGCGGCATCGACGTGCATCAGTCGGTATTGACGGCAGAGGGACTGCGTCATGACCGACGCTGGGTCATCACCGATGAAAAGGGCGATTTCATCACCCAGAGAGGCTGTGCCCGCATGGCGACGCTGGTACCTGCCATCGATGAGTATCACCTGATTCTTCAATCGCCTGATCGGCGCCATCTTTACATTCCGCTTGCACCGCCGCAGGCCTCTCCCTCCCGGGTACGAATTTTTGGTAACGAGTGTCGGGGCCTTGATGAGGGCGATGAAGCCGCCCATTGGCTGAGCGCCTTTCTTGAGCGTCCCGTCAGGCTCAAGCGGGTGCCCCGCGACAACCAGCGTCGTGTCAGTCCCGAGCGTCTGGGAGATCATGTGGCGCATACCGGATTTGCCGATGGCTACCCACTACTGGTGGCTTCACTGTCCTCGCTGGCCGCACTCAACGAACGTCTGGCCACGCAGGGGCTACCGGCGCTGCCCATGTCACGTTTTCGGCCCAATATCGTCATTGAGGGCGCACCTCCCTTTGCCGAGCATGGCATGACCAGACTGGAAGGGGAGAATCTGTCACTGTGGCTGTGCAAGCCCTGTGAGCGCTGTCGTATTACTACCATCAACCAGTGCAGTGGCGACATCGCCGTGCCCGGCGAGCCCCTGAAAACCCTGATGGCCATGGATCACGTGTCAGCCGGCAGGGCCTTTTTTGGCGAAA contains:
- a CDS encoding NAD-glutamate dehydrogenase — encoded protein: MQSTVPDNKEDFFKALEALLEERLTPEQARDISAFARHYYAGASHEDLQERHFEDLYGATLSTWFFLQQREPDNRPRVRVFNPEYEEHGWQSTHTVVEVISPDMSFLVDSVRIELNRCGFTVHSILNTVIASERDEQQRLVRFTPPRAADAPSTRESIIYIEVDRHSDPAMLDELRDNILDVLTDVRSAVSDFDAMRAQARAALEEMDTHPPRVVDERDVDEARDFLAWLLDDHFTFLGFEEYEFQTRDGHSQLVRSSGSELGVLTLNSPRYSEEPLRFNGSGEEQGEYVLIPELISFAKSAWPSRIHRPSYPDYIIVERHNEQGDVIGERHFLGLYTLSVYNERPVNIPVLRRKIDTVLSASGIDPTGHNGKQLQQILEVYPRDELFQMGTEDLCRTAMGILSIRERRRVRLFIREDRSGRFYSCLVYVPRDVFSTDLRMRIQNMLCEELDASFGDFNTYLSESVLARIQLILRFNHDTPVEHDDRALEKKVIAIARGWRDDLHEALVEGYGEEPANRLMERYRDAFPSSYREDFTSRTAVYDIGHMEELDNESSIGLSLYRQLEHENDVNLKLFHRDQPVPLSDVLPMLEHMGLRVISERPYEIERSDSQVWIHDFNLETSSREHVDLHGMRHNFMDAFTRIWSGAGESDSFNRLIISARIDWREVAMLRAYARYLKQIRFGLSQDYISTALTQHADITRELVALFKSRFDPEVERDEEASKKIRERIEAYLEEVTSLNDDRLIRLYMDLIGATLRTNYFQPGENGEPKPYISFKLAPREINDVPRPRPLYEIFVYSPRMEGVHLRTSNIARGGMRWSDRFEDFRTEILGLVKAQQVKNSVIVPSGAKGGFICKQAPLGGSRDEIQKEGIACYQTLVRGMLDITDNLIDKQVVPPEHVVRHDGDDPYLVVAADKGTATFSDIANALAREYNFWMGDAFASGGKNGYDHKAMAITARGAWEAVKRHFRELGLNTQEDPFTVIGVGDMAGDVFGNGMLLSEKIQLVAAFNHRHIFIDPDPDCASSFNERKRLFEQATSSWEDYDKSLISEGGGIFSRDAKSIEITEAMKTRFGLTASRMAPAELINALLKSKVDLLWNGGIGTYIKSSEESHADVGDKANDTLRVNGCELGCRVIGEGGNLGVTQLGRREAAQHGVRLNTDFIDNAGGVNCSDHEVNIKILLDEVVARGDMTGKQRNDLLAEMTDEVADLVVDDNYRQTQALSLSRLLSSENLGPYRRFICDLEETGQLDRELEALPDDATLASRAERGEGLTHPELSSLISHAKIDLKGMLAESEVPNEPGIVNHAERAFPATLVERYGKEIANHRLRHQIVVTKVAGDVVDHMGIPFVRRLMDITGTSAGEVVRAYVMARDSFGLASLWGEIEALDSQVETAIQYDMMLSLVRLLRRATRYFLRYHMQSDADTVVEQYAPDLERLRDNIGERLRGEAQRQCMSLRDRYIEAGAPEALAERVAATESLYAGLGIIDTAALTGVSLERVADTYYLIGEQLSLPWMLEQVNRLEVNDSWQTIAREALRDDLDRQQLMLTASVLRGEECEDVDRCVEEWMNQHKAPVERWCALLEEVHSTDELGYALFTVAVRALGELSERPPSGH
- a CDS encoding MOSC domain-containing protein, coding for MSASLHSLHIYPVKSLGGIDVHQSVLTAEGLRHDRRWVITDEKGDFITQRGCARMATLVPAIDEYHLILQSPDRRHLYIPLAPPQASPSRVRIFGNECRGLDEGDEAAHWLSAFLERPVRLKRVPRDNQRRVSPERLGDHVAHTGFADGYPLLVASLSSLAALNERLATQGLPALPMSRFRPNIVIEGAPPFAEHGMTRLEGENLSLWLCKPCERCRITTINQCSGDIAVPGEPLKTLMAMDHVSAGRAFFGENAVVMQGDGQSLYTKMALRMR